A stretch of the Photobacterium toruni genome encodes the following:
- a CDS encoding phosphoribosylaminoimidazolesuccinocarboxamide synthase has product MNLADQVLAVNDDLPIRTDKPVHSGKVRSVYWLTEADSRRLIQQKGYNVQPDAPLAIMIISDRISAFDCIWHGEGGLKGVPGKGAALNAISNHWFKLFKDNGLADSHILDIPHPFVWIVQKAKPVMVEAICRQYITGSMWRSYTQGERQFCGIQLPEGLTKDQKLPQLLMTPSTKGILKGIPNVPEADDVNITRDDLINNYQAFNFRNIDDIGYYEKLLTDGFTVISNELAQLDQIFVDTKFEFGYVTDTSGNEKLIYMDEVGTPDSSRIWDGAAYRDGQIIENSKEDFRQVLLNYFPDPDILLNKERMPERFALAANNALPQEILMQISKIYTNIAEKITGQSIILSQDPKNEIIDILRREYQLID; this is encoded by the coding sequence ATGAACCTTGCAGATCAAGTTCTTGCCGTCAATGACGACCTTCCCATTCGTACAGATAAACCCGTTCATAGTGGAAAAGTACGCTCTGTTTATTGGCTAACAGAAGCAGACAGTCGTCGTCTTATTCAACAAAAAGGCTACAACGTTCAACCTGATGCCCCTCTTGCTATTATGATTATCAGTGATCGTATCTCTGCCTTTGACTGTATTTGGCATGGCGAAGGTGGTTTGAAAGGTGTTCCAGGTAAAGGGGCTGCACTCAACGCAATCTCAAATCATTGGTTTAAACTATTTAAAGATAATGGCTTAGCCGATAGTCATATTCTCGATATTCCTCATCCATTTGTCTGGATAGTACAGAAAGCAAAACCAGTAATGGTGGAAGCTATTTGTCGCCAATATATTACAGGTTCAATGTGGCGATCATATACTCAAGGTGAACGTCAATTCTGTGGTATTCAACTCCCAGAGGGATTGACGAAAGATCAAAAACTACCCCAACTACTGATGACACCATCAACAAAAGGCATTCTAAAAGGCATTCCTAATGTACCAGAAGCTGACGATGTTAATATAACTCGTGACGATCTCATTAATAATTATCAGGCTTTCAATTTCCGTAATATTGATGATATTGGATACTATGAAAAACTATTAACTGATGGTTTTACAGTTATTAGTAATGAATTAGCGCAGTTAGACCAAATTTTTGTTGATACTAAATTTGAATTTGGCTACGTCACAGATACCAGTGGTAATGAAAAACTTATCTATATGGATGAAGTTGGTACACCAGATTCATCACGAATTTGGGACGGTGCCGCTTATCGTGACGGACAAATTATTGAAAATTCCAAAGAAGATTTCCGTCAAGTCTTACTCAATTATTTTCCAGATCCAGATATCTTATTAAATAAAGAACGGATGCCTGAACGTTTTGCATTAGCCGCAAACAATGCTCTTCCTCAAGAGATATTGATGCAGATATCTAAAATATATACCAATATCGCAGAAAAGATCACCGGACAATCAATTATTCTAAGCCAAGATCCAAAAAATGAAATTATTGACATCTTACGTCGAGAATACCAATTAATTGATTAA
- a CDS encoding metal-dependent hydrolase, which yields MANFSTHFTIAAIVSGLTATTLLSADHISPSIALWMTFFGTIGGLLPDIDSDHSTSMKALFTLLAGFCCFLLISHIYTHVAMLELILYVVSLFITIRYFGKAVFDRCTVHRGACHSISFVTLIALCCVHICVLLGHTATNSWFAGCFVLLGGIVHLVLDEIYSVDLSNKRFKSSFGTALKPFAFTKPFISLAQIIAIVILFELAPSYDGALQVVTNWSHFQFTPEWFNINDTKQWLLHMFYITPRDLHAFYQRF from the coding sequence TTGGCCAATTTCTCAACCCACTTCACGATTGCAGCAATTGTCAGTGGCTTAACAGCAACCACATTATTGTCTGCAGATCATATTAGCCCTAGCATTGCACTATGGATGACCTTTTTTGGCACCATCGGTGGACTTTTACCTGACATAGACTCAGATCATTCAACATCAATGAAAGCCTTATTTACGCTGTTAGCGGGGTTTTGTTGTTTTCTTCTCATTAGCCACATTTATACTCATGTGGCAATGTTAGAACTGATCCTGTATGTCGTATCATTGTTTATTACAATTCGTTATTTTGGCAAAGCAGTATTTGATCGTTGTACCGTCCACCGTGGTGCATGCCATTCTATTTCTTTTGTTACTCTGATAGCTCTTTGTTGTGTGCATATTTGTGTATTACTCGGCCATACGGCAACAAATAGTTGGTTTGCAGGCTGTTTTGTATTGCTTGGCGGGATTGTTCATTTAGTCTTAGATGAAATATACAGTGTTGATTTATCAAATAAACGCTTTAAATCATCATTTGGTACGGCACTGAAACCCTTTGCCTTTACTAAACCTTTTATTAGCCTTGCCCAAATTATCGCTATTGTTATTTTATTTGAGCTAGCACCAAGTTATGACGGTGCATTACAGGTCGTCACTAATTGGAGTCATTTTCAATTCACACCTGAATGGTTCAATATAAACGATACTAAACAATGGTTATTGCATATGTTTTATATCACACCACGTGATTTGCATGCCTTTTATCAACGTTTTTAA